In Mesorhizobium sp. M9A.F.Ca.ET.002.03.1.2, the DNA window GTCGATGCCGCTGACCGCGGTTACGCTGCCGTAGCGTTTGGTAACCCCGCGAAACTCGATGTCTGGCACTGCGGTCAAAGCTGCGGCTCCAGCGATAAGGCAATTTTGAAACGCTATCAGAGCCAACGGTGACTAGTATATACCTCGCAGGTGGTATATTCGGTGTATTTTCTCGTTTAAAGGGGTATAAATTGAGCGTGTCGCGTGCCGATGAATACAACCAGCTCGCCACGCTCATCGCCGCGACACGGGAGACGAGCGGCGAGCTCTTCGGCAAGGCGATGGTCGCCTGGCTCCGGCAGCATGTCAGCTTCGACCACTGTGTGATCTTCGGCTATCGCGGCGCATCGCGCCCTCCGCTGCTGTTCGAGACGTTCTCGCCGACCGAAAGCCACGTCTTCGTCGCGCTCTATCAGGAAGGGCCGTATCTGCTCGACCCGTTCCACCACGCGGCGGTCGAGCGTAAGGAAGGTTTTTGGCGAATGCGCGAACTGGCGCCGGACCGCTTTTACGCCAGCGAGTATTACCGCTCCTACTATAGTCAGACCAAGCTGGCCGAGGAGGTCGGTTTCTTCGTGCCGCTGCCAGGAAAGGACGCGCTGGTGGTCTCGCTGATGCGACTGCACTTTTCGGGCCCTTTCGGAACCGCCGATGCCAGGCTGCTGCGCGACATGGCGCCGGCGGTGATCAGCTTCGTCAGGCTGCGCTGGCCGGACCTTCCGGCTGACGAACCGGCCGAGACGAAACAGGACGAGGCGATTGCCCCGGTCGCCGAATTCGAACGTGCTCATATCTGGAAGAGCCTTTCGCTGACGCCGCGCGAAAAGCAGGTGGTCGATCTGGTGCTTCAGGGGCATTCCACGGAATCGATCGCCAGGGCGATGCGCATCGTACCGGGAACCGTGAAGGTTCATCGC includes these proteins:
- a CDS encoding LuxR C-terminal-related transcriptional regulator, with amino-acid sequence MSRADEYNQLATLIAATRETSGELFGKAMVAWLRQHVSFDHCVIFGYRGASRPPLLFETFSPTESHVFVALYQEGPYLLDPFHHAAVERKEGFWRMRELAPDRFYASEYYRSYYSQTKLAEEVGFFVPLPGKDALVVSLMRLHFSGPFGTADARLLRDMAPAVISFVRLRWPDLPADEPAETKQDEAIAPVAEFERAHIWKSLSLTPREKQVVDLVLQGHSTESIARAMRIVPGTVKVHRRNIYRKLKIKSQAGLFARFVEIIDARIR